A portion of the Halobacillus ihumii genome contains these proteins:
- a CDS encoding Asp23/Gls24 family envelope stress response protein, with translation MSEKQLLNVTEGSTLGNVEIAPEVIEVIAGIAVSEVAGVASMRGNFASGVVERLGKKNHGKGVKVELAEDGISIDAYVVMDFGISIPDTAKKIQDNTSQALKNMTALEIKEMNVHIVGIQMEGKEEEPETEEV, from the coding sequence GTGAGTGAGAAACAATTACTTAATGTTACGGAAGGGTCCACACTTGGTAATGTAGAGATTGCGCCGGAGGTCATTGAAGTGATAGCTGGAATTGCAGTGTCTGAAGTAGCAGGCGTTGCTTCTATGCGTGGAAACTTTGCCTCAGGAGTAGTGGAACGCCTTGGGAAAAAGAACCATGGAAAAGGTGTGAAAGTAGAACTTGCGGAGGATGGCATCTCAATTGATGCTTATGTCGTAATGGATTTTGGGATTTCTATTCCCGATACAGCGAAAAAGATTCAAGATAATACAAGTCAGGCACTGAAAAATATGACGGCCCTTGAGATTAAGGAAATGAACGTTCATATCGTGGGGATTCAGATGGAAGGTAAAGAAGAAGAACCTGAAACTGAAGAAGTGTAA
- the spoIIIAA gene encoding stage III sporulation protein AA: protein MKEIIRLFPEHYHPLLLKEVEWISVQEIRLRVHQRLEVLDSRGVRTLTDIHLSSEDLSFVLNQISQFSLYRLKDEIKEGFITIEGGHRVGLAGKANTINRDIETLKYISFMNIRIARSTVSLAEKILPHLLVRGRWQNTLIIGPPHSGKTTLLRELSKCIGSDSSLKKASKVALIDERSELAACHQGIPQLDVGVRTDVMDACPKAEGMMMMIRSMSPEVILVDELGGERDAEAVREAVYTGVQVICSIHGNNLESVQKRHAASSLISEQAFDRYIVLERLSPNKLGSLRILNEKGAVITSYGGRDNHGVDRRLTRINR from the coding sequence ATGAAAGAGATCATTAGATTGTTTCCGGAGCACTATCACCCTCTCCTATTAAAAGAAGTTGAATGGATAAGTGTTCAAGAAATTCGTTTGCGGGTTCATCAACGATTGGAGGTGCTAGATTCAAGAGGTGTTCGAACACTGACTGACATTCACTTATCATCTGAAGATTTATCCTTTGTATTAAATCAAATCAGTCAATTTTCCCTTTATCGATTGAAAGATGAGATAAAGGAAGGATTTATCACCATAGAAGGTGGACATCGAGTTGGATTAGCGGGAAAAGCCAATACAATAAATCGTGATATCGAGACATTAAAATATATTTCTTTCATGAATATACGCATCGCCCGCTCCACCGTAAGCTTAGCAGAAAAAATTCTTCCTCATCTGCTTGTCCGAGGAAGATGGCAAAACACATTGATTATTGGACCGCCACATTCAGGGAAGACCACGTTGCTGCGGGAGCTTTCGAAATGTATTGGTTCAGATTCCAGCTTGAAAAAGGCTTCAAAGGTGGCATTAATAGATGAGCGTTCAGAACTGGCAGCTTGTCATCAGGGTATTCCACAACTGGATGTTGGAGTCAGAACTGATGTAATGGATGCTTGTCCGAAGGCAGAAGGCATGATGATGATGATTCGTTCCATGTCTCCTGAAGTTATATTGGTCGATGAATTGGGCGGTGAGAGAGATGCTGAAGCTGTTCGTGAAGCTGTTTATACAGGCGTTCAAGTCATCTGCAGTATTCACGGCAACAATCTTGAATCTGTGCAGAAGAGACATGCTGCCAGTAGTTTAATAAGTGAACAAGCATTTGATAGGTACATTGTTCTTGAAAGGCTTTCACCTAATAAACTGGGTTCTCTCCGTATTCTTAATGAAAAAGGAGCAGTAATCACTTCCTATGGAGGGAGAGATAATCATGGCGTGGATCGGCGCCTTACTCGTATTAACCGTTAG
- the accB gene encoding acetyl-CoA carboxylase biotin carboxyl carrier protein: protein MLKVQEIRELIKLIDESHIDEFCYESDGTKVSMKKNGEQVITEIPTEAKQAAVPQQPQPVQEEQPQLSESAVEKKEQETKPEETSNYDKEVISPMVGTFYQSPSPDQDAFVQVGDQVKQESVVCIVEAMKLFNEIEAEVSGEIVEILVNDGELVEYGQPLFRVKTA from the coding sequence ATGTTAAAGGTGCAAGAAATTCGAGAACTAATTAAACTAATTGATGAATCTCATATTGATGAATTTTGTTATGAGTCCGATGGAACAAAAGTATCGATGAAAAAAAATGGTGAACAAGTAATTACAGAAATTCCAACTGAAGCAAAACAAGCAGCAGTGCCACAGCAGCCACAGCCCGTACAAGAGGAGCAGCCGCAGCTTAGTGAATCTGCTGTGGAAAAGAAAGAACAAGAGACCAAGCCTGAGGAAACTTCCAATTATGATAAGGAAGTCATTTCACCTATGGTAGGTACGTTCTACCAATCACCTTCTCCAGATCAAGATGCATTTGTACAAGTGGGAGATCAAGTGAAACAGGAATCTGTTGTATGTATAGTAGAAGCCATGAAACTATTTAATGAAATTGAAGCGGAAGTTTCAGGAGAAATTGTAGAAATCCTTGTTAATGACGGTGAGCTTGTGGAATATGGCCAGCCGTTGTTTCGCGTGAAAACTGCATAA
- a CDS encoding M24 family metallopeptidase, with the protein MNKLGKLRQAMEDQRLDGLLITSSQNRRYLTNFTGSSGAVLITAQAAVFITDFRYTEQAAEQAEGFEIIEHKGPMAEEISTQVENLQIKKLGFEQDHVTYKQFDVYRNHLKAELVPTSGLIEKLRLIKTDEELTIIKEAVKIADDAFEHILSYIKPGTKEIDVSNELEFFMRKQGAASSSFDIIVASGKRSALPHGVASQKEIQSGELVTLDFGALYKGYCSDITRTVAVGEISDELKEIYDTVLQAQIKGMEGIKAGITGKEADALTRDYITDKGYGEYFGHSTGHGIGLDVHEGPGLSFRTEQVLEAGMVVTVEPGIYVPNVGGCRIEDDTLVTNTGNERLSHAPKELIIL; encoded by the coding sequence ATGAATAAACTGGGGAAATTGCGTCAGGCAATGGAAGATCAGCGGTTAGATGGATTGCTAATCACAAGTAGTCAGAACCGTCGGTATCTCACAAACTTTACAGGATCCTCTGGTGCGGTCTTAATTACAGCACAGGCTGCTGTCTTCATCACTGATTTTAGATATACTGAACAAGCTGCTGAACAGGCAGAGGGATTTGAAATTATAGAACATAAAGGACCTATGGCTGAGGAGATTAGTACACAGGTAGAGAACCTGCAGATAAAAAAGCTTGGGTTTGAACAAGATCACGTTACATACAAACAATTTGATGTTTACCGTAACCATTTGAAGGCGGAATTAGTCCCAACCTCTGGACTTATTGAGAAATTGCGGTTGATCAAGACAGACGAAGAACTTACGATCATAAAAGAAGCTGTAAAAATTGCTGATGACGCCTTTGAACATATTTTATCTTATATAAAACCTGGCACAAAAGAAATAGATGTGTCGAATGAGTTAGAGTTTTTCATGAGAAAGCAAGGGGCTGCTTCGTCTAGTTTTGATATTATTGTGGCTTCAGGTAAACGGTCAGCACTTCCGCACGGTGTAGCTTCACAAAAAGAAATTCAATCAGGTGAACTCGTTACCTTGGATTTTGGAGCGCTCTATAAAGGTTACTGCTCCGATATTACACGAACTGTAGCTGTAGGAGAAATTAGTGATGAGTTGAAGGAGATTTATGATACTGTTCTCCAAGCACAGATTAAAGGAATGGAAGGCATTAAAGCTGGTATTACAGGCAAAGAAGCCGATGCACTTACGCGTGATTATATTACGGACAAAGGCTATGGAGAATACTTTGGTCATTCCACAGGTCATGGAATTGGTCTTGATGTACACGAAGGGCCGGGGTTATCGTTTAGGACGGAGCAAGTGCTAGAAGCAGGTATGGTCGTAACTGTTGAACCGGGGATTTATGTACCGAATGTTGGTGGATGCAGGATCGAAGATGACACCCTCGTTACAAATACGGGAAATGAACGTTTAAGTCATGCACCGAAAGAATTAATCATTCTATAA
- the spoIIIAB gene encoding stage III sporulation protein SpoIIIAB, which yields MAWIGALLVLTVSTWVGFDIAARFKKRPGQIRQWKSALQMIEAEMVYGQSSLWEVCDNISRQLPEPLCEFYSDLLLESETCTDFAALWQESLKKHWFKNAMTNTDLDILAQFGSTLGQHDLQQQQKQIKLTLHHLDLQLNDAIESSGKHQKLARGMGVLSGLFVIILLI from the coding sequence ATGGCGTGGATCGGCGCCTTACTCGTATTAACCGTTAGTACCTGGGTAGGGTTTGATATAGCGGCGAGGTTTAAGAAAAGGCCTGGACAAATCAGACAATGGAAGAGCGCACTGCAAATGATAGAGGCAGAAATGGTTTATGGACAATCTTCCTTATGGGAGGTCTGTGATAATATTTCAAGGCAATTGCCGGAGCCTTTGTGCGAGTTTTATTCGGATCTGTTGCTGGAAAGCGAAACATGTACGGATTTTGCAGCGTTGTGGCAAGAGAGCCTTAAAAAGCATTGGTTTAAAAACGCAATGACTAACACTGATTTAGATATATTGGCCCAATTCGGAAGTACCTTAGGGCAGCATGATCTTCAGCAGCAGCAAAAACAAATTAAGTTAACACTTCATCACCTTGATTTGCAACTAAATGATGCCATTGAATCTTCAGGTAAGCATCAGAAACTCGCTCGGGGGATGGGGGTCTTAAGTGGGCTGTTCGTGATTATATTACTCATATGA
- the spoIIIAD gene encoding stage III sporulation protein AD, which produces MGILQIVSLGLVATLLIVLLKEQKTSIAFLLLLITVIIIFTTVLDQIKYIFSLLQYMADQAKVESVYFKTILKIIGIAYITEFGAQLIRDAGLNALASKVELVGKLFILMLAIPIITAVIETILDFIPGAAG; this is translated from the coding sequence ATGGGGATTTTACAAATCGTTTCACTTGGGTTAGTAGCGACATTATTGATCGTGTTATTAAAAGAACAAAAGACTTCAATTGCATTTTTGCTTCTGTTGATAACGGTGATCATTATCTTTACAACTGTTCTCGATCAAATCAAATACATTTTTTCCTTACTTCAATACATGGCAGATCAAGCAAAAGTAGAGTCCGTTTATTTTAAGACCATTCTCAAGATTATCGGAATTGCTTATATCACAGAGTTCGGAGCACAGTTGATCAGGGATGCAGGATTGAATGCTCTCGCTTCTAAAGTCGAACTGGTTGGGAAGTTATTTATTCTAATGCTTGCCATCCCCATAATTACAGCTGTTATTGAAACGATTTTGGACTTTATTCCTGGAGCGGCAGGATGA
- the accC gene encoding acetyl-CoA carboxylase biotin carboxylase subunit, whose translation MIKKVLIANRGEIAVRIIRACKEMDIETVAVYSEADKEALHVQIADEAYCVGPTLSKDSYLNYTNIMSVATLTESDAIHPGYGFLAENAEFAELCDECNITFIGPSSYAIQKMGTKDVARKTMREAGVPIVPGSEGIIADVEEGKQVANEIGYPVIIKATAGGGGKGIRVARTEEDLVKGINVTQQEAETAFGNPGVYLEKFIEDFRHVEIQVLADNHGNAVHLGERDCSIQRRLQKLIEETPSPAVTPEIRQTMGDAAVKAALAVDYSGAGTVEFIFDQKENKFYFMEMNTRIQVEHPVTEMVTGIDLIKEQLMVANNEKLSFTQEEITFEGCAIECRINAEDPYKNFMPSAGRIDMYLAPGGFGVRVDSAVYPGYMIPPYYDSMVAKLITYGRDRKEAVQKMRRALDEFVIEGVHTTIPFHSRMMEHEVFVGGDFNTKFLENYTVMEDSKEGSGHE comes from the coding sequence ATGATAAAAAAAGTACTGATTGCCAACCGGGGAGAAATTGCCGTCCGTATTATCCGGGCTTGCAAGGAGATGGATATTGAGACAGTAGCTGTCTACTCGGAAGCAGATAAAGAAGCATTACACGTTCAAATTGCAGATGAGGCCTATTGTGTTGGGCCGACTTTAAGTAAGGACAGTTATTTAAACTATACGAACATTATGAGTGTAGCAACATTAACTGAATCCGATGCTATTCATCCTGGTTATGGATTCTTAGCTGAAAATGCTGAATTTGCAGAGCTTTGTGATGAATGCAATATTACATTCATCGGGCCGTCGTCCTATGCAATTCAGAAGATGGGAACGAAAGATGTCGCCAGGAAAACAATGAGGGAAGCAGGCGTACCTATTGTCCCAGGTTCAGAAGGAATTATCGCTGACGTTGAAGAGGGCAAGCAGGTAGCCAATGAAATTGGTTATCCAGTCATCATAAAGGCAACTGCTGGCGGTGGCGGTAAAGGAATTCGTGTAGCCAGAACGGAGGAAGACCTCGTAAAAGGGATTAATGTTACCCAACAAGAGGCGGAAACAGCTTTTGGTAATCCAGGTGTTTATCTTGAGAAATTTATCGAAGATTTCCGGCACGTTGAAATTCAAGTTCTTGCTGACAATCATGGCAATGCTGTTCACCTAGGGGAACGTGATTGCTCAATTCAACGTCGTTTGCAGAAGTTGATTGAAGAAACACCCTCCCCTGCTGTCACTCCGGAAATTCGCCAAACAATGGGTGATGCGGCGGTTAAAGCTGCTTTAGCTGTTGATTACTCCGGAGCGGGTACAGTAGAATTTATTTTTGATCAGAAAGAAAATAAATTCTACTTTATGGAAATGAATACTCGTATTCAGGTTGAGCATCCTGTCACTGAGATGGTTACGGGAATTGATTTAATTAAAGAACAACTAATGGTTGCAAACAATGAGAAACTTTCCTTTACACAGGAAGAAATCACGTTTGAAGGATGCGCCATTGAATGCCGCATCAATGCGGAAGATCCCTATAAAAATTTCATGCCATCTGCAGGAAGAATTGACATGTATCTAGCACCAGGCGGCTTTGGTGTTCGTGTAGATTCGGCGGTTTATCCAGGATATATGATTCCGCCATACTATGACTCCATGGTGGCAAAATTAATTACCTATGGCCGTGATCGAAAGGAAGCTGTTCAGAAAATGAGAAGAGCTTTAGATGAGTTTGTCATTGAAGGGGTCCATACGACCATCCCATTCCATAGTCGAATGATGGAACATGAGGTATTTGTCGGCGGTGATTTTAACACAAAATTCCTGGAAAACTATACTGTAATGGAGGATAGCAAAGAAGGGAGTGGTCACGAGTGA
- the spoIIIAC gene encoding stage III sporulation protein AC — translation MLQDASILFQIAGVGIIVAMIHSILKQMGKEEIAQVVTLTGFIIVLFIVLHRLAELFQQIKSVFLYQG, via the coding sequence GTGCTTCAAGATGCATCCATCCTGTTTCAAATTGCCGGAGTCGGTATTATCGTAGCAATGATTCACAGTATTTTAAAGCAAATGGGCAAAGAGGAAATTGCTCAAGTCGTCACGTTAACAGGTTTTATCATCGTTCTTTTCATTGTTCTCCATCGACTTGCTGAATTGTTTCAACAAATAAAATCTGTCTTTTTATATCAGGGGTAG
- the folD gene encoding bifunctional methylenetetrahydrofolate dehydrogenase/methenyltetrahydrofolate cyclohydrolase FolD encodes MSAEVIYGKQLAEELRLEMKEEIAELSKEGVHPKLVVVIVGEDPASKSYVKGKQRASEKIGMDSDLIELSEETSEEELLHIINRLNEDETVHGILVQLPLPQQIDEQNVIEAIDPSKDVDGFHPINAGRMLTGKETFYPCTPFGILVMLKRAKVSIEGKHVVIIGRSNLVGKPVGQLLLNEHATVTHCHSRTKNLREHTKRADILIVAAGKAGLITGEDISEGTVVIDVGVNRVDGKLTGDVDFESAKEKASYITPVPKGVGPMTITMLLHNTIKAAKWIDQK; translated from the coding sequence GTGTCAGCTGAAGTTATTTATGGAAAGCAATTAGCAGAAGAATTACGGCTGGAAATGAAAGAAGAAATAGCTGAATTATCGAAAGAAGGCGTTCATCCAAAATTAGTTGTGGTGATAGTCGGAGAAGATCCAGCTTCCAAGTCCTATGTAAAAGGAAAGCAGCGTGCATCAGAAAAAATTGGCATGGATTCTGATCTGATTGAATTATCCGAAGAAACATCAGAAGAAGAACTATTACACATTATCAATCGGTTAAATGAGGATGAAACAGTGCACGGTATTTTGGTGCAATTGCCTTTACCGCAGCAAATTGATGAACAAAATGTGATTGAAGCGATAGATCCTAGTAAGGATGTTGATGGATTTCACCCGATAAATGCTGGTCGGATGTTGACAGGTAAGGAAACGTTTTATCCGTGTACACCGTTTGGAATCCTTGTTATGTTGAAGCGTGCTAAGGTTTCAATTGAGGGTAAACATGTGGTGATCATAGGGCGCAGCAACCTGGTCGGAAAGCCAGTTGGCCAGTTGCTGTTAAATGAACATGCAACTGTTACCCACTGTCATTCACGAACCAAAAATCTAAGAGAGCATACCAAGCGTGCCGATATCCTTATTGTAGCTGCCGGTAAGGCCGGTTTAATTACAGGGGAAGATATATCAGAAGGTACAGTTGTGATCGATGTCGGTGTGAATCGTGTGGATGGAAAGTTAACAGGAGATGTCGACTTTGAATCAGCAAAAGAGAAGGCTTCTTATATAACCCCTGTGCCTAAGGGCGTTGGTCCCATGACTATTACTATGTTATTGCACAATACGATTAAAGCCGCGAAGTGGATAGATCAAAAATAG
- the spoIIIAF gene encoding stage III sporulation protein AF, which yields MAAFTQWITQIVLFLLLAMVADALLPSGSMRKYARLVMSILLVLILLNPLLKVLQIDPQTLVQSVEYQLESRSSTEQLAEKIESKKSEIMQGQDAYTLQQVTETISNKMEQPLQKKFDLSLEKVDMAFSEKPHKLESLDKLILYVASTPGEGAVEEVTISLTEDAKTIDRNQEQEVQDMAAGLLGLQNDQIEIRWEENNE from the coding sequence ATGGCAGCCTTTACTCAATGGATTACTCAAATTGTATTATTTTTACTATTAGCTATGGTTGCGGATGCTCTTCTTCCGTCAGGATCAATGAGGAAATATGCTCGATTAGTCATGTCCATCCTGTTAGTGCTCATATTATTGAACCCTTTACTAAAAGTACTTCAAATTGATCCGCAAACTTTAGTTCAATCGGTGGAATATCAATTAGAGAGCCGCTCATCTACAGAACAATTAGCTGAGAAAATCGAGTCAAAGAAAAGTGAAATAATGCAGGGACAAGATGCATATACATTACAACAAGTCACAGAAACCATTTCGAATAAAATGGAACAGCCACTTCAGAAAAAATTCGATCTTTCGCTAGAAAAAGTGGACATGGCCTTTTCAGAAAAACCCCATAAGCTGGAGTCGTTGGACAAGCTGATCTTATACGTAGCCTCTACACCAGGTGAGGGAGCTGTAGAAGAGGTGACCATCTCACTAACCGAGGATGCTAAGACGATTGACCGTAACCAGGAACAGGAGGTTCAGGATATGGCAGCCGGTTTATTGGGACTGCAAAATGATCAAATCGAAATCCGCTGGGAGGAAAACAATGAGTAA
- the efp gene encoding elongation factor P, whose amino-acid sequence MISVNDFRTGLTIEVDGNIWQVMDFQHVKPGKGAAFVRSKLRNLRNGNIQEKTFRGGEKVERAHIENRKMQYLYESGDMHAFMDTETFEQVELPTAQISQQLNYLKANMEVQIQSYQGETIGVELPNNVELEVAETEPGIKGDTASGGTKPATLETGLIVQVPFFINEGETLVISTNDGKYVSRA is encoded by the coding sequence ATGATTTCTGTAAATGATTTTCGTACTGGGTTAACAATTGAAGTGGATGGTAACATATGGCAAGTGATGGATTTTCAACATGTGAAACCTGGTAAAGGAGCCGCTTTCGTACGCTCGAAACTTCGTAATCTAAGGAATGGTAATATTCAAGAAAAAACATTTCGCGGCGGTGAAAAAGTTGAGCGAGCACATATTGAGAACCGTAAAATGCAATATTTATATGAGTCAGGAGATATGCATGCATTTATGGATACGGAAACTTTCGAACAAGTTGAATTACCAACTGCTCAAATTTCGCAACAGCTTAACTATTTAAAAGCAAACATGGAAGTACAGATTCAATCGTACCAGGGAGAAACCATCGGGGTTGAGCTTCCAAATAACGTGGAATTAGAAGTAGCAGAAACTGAACCTGGAATTAAGGGAGACACAGCAAGCGGCGGAACAAAACCTGCCACTCTTGAAACGGGTCTTATTGTACAAGTTCCCTTTTTCATAAATGAAGGAGAAACATTAGTAATTAGTACAAATGACGGCAAATATGTATCTAGAGCTTAG
- the nusB gene encoding transcription antitermination factor NusB: MKRRTAREKAFQALFQIDSSEINTEEAIEHVMDEQVHDAFVDQLVHGVVTNRNEIDQWIESNLENWTFSRLARVEKTLLRMAAYEIKFSEDVPAQVAINEAVELAKVFGEDQSGKFINGVLSKMM, encoded by the coding sequence ATGAAAAGACGTACAGCCAGGGAAAAGGCATTCCAAGCTCTTTTTCAAATAGATTCAAGTGAAATAAACACTGAAGAAGCGATTGAACACGTCATGGACGAGCAAGTTCATGATGCTTTTGTAGACCAGTTGGTCCACGGTGTTGTTACAAACAGAAACGAAATCGATCAGTGGATTGAAAGTAACTTAGAGAATTGGACCTTTTCACGGTTAGCTCGTGTTGAGAAAACACTACTTCGTATGGCGGCCTATGAGATAAAATTTAGTGAAGATGTCCCGGCTCAAGTGGCCATCAACGAGGCTGTTGAGTTAGCCAAAGTATTTGGTGAAGATCAATCTGGTAAATTTATTAATGGTGTATTATCAAAAATGATGTAG
- the spoIIIAG gene encoding stage III sporulation protein AG, with protein sequence MSKWWNKLFKPLSSGDGQKIKKPKYFIIVGLIGVFFIIISNWFQTPTNEAPSQQKTVQESPSKKEANSAVSISQLEVEYEKQLTPLLENIKGVSDVELMINLAATKEKVFDKNLIISKQTTKETDTNGGEREIEDYSKEQQLVLVRQGEREVPLLIKTKKPDVRGVFVTAKGVDQMKVKGWVVEAVSRVLDVPSHRVSVLPKS encoded by the coding sequence ATGAGTAAATGGTGGAATAAGCTGTTTAAACCTCTGTCTTCAGGTGACGGCCAAAAAATAAAAAAACCTAAATACTTTATTATCGTTGGTTTAATTGGAGTTTTTTTCATTATCATTAGCAACTGGTTTCAAACGCCAACTAATGAAGCACCGTCTCAGCAAAAGACAGTTCAGGAATCACCGAGCAAGAAAGAGGCAAATTCAGCCGTTTCGATTAGTCAGCTGGAAGTGGAGTATGAAAAACAACTAACTCCCCTTCTTGAAAATATAAAAGGGGTAAGTGATGTAGAGCTCATGATTAATCTGGCTGCTACTAAAGAAAAAGTATTTGATAAAAATTTAATCATCTCAAAACAAACCACGAAGGAGACTGATACGAATGGGGGAGAAAGAGAAATTGAGGATTATTCTAAGGAACAGCAGTTAGTCCTGGTTCGACAGGGTGAGCGGGAAGTACCGCTGCTCATTAAAACAAAGAAACCCGATGTAAGAGGTGTTTTTGTAACTGCCAAAGGCGTAGATCAAATGAAAGTAAAGGGTTGGGTGGTTGAAGCTGTGTCACGAGTGTTAGATGTGCCTAGTCATAGAGTTTCCGTTTTGCCTAAATCATAG
- the spoIIIAE gene encoding stage III sporulation protein AE: protein MIRLLFISCLLIGSICFPDSVSASTSTPQDAVPSLMEHVSTNELEQSLQQLNQKYGDYLPDISIKDFRNVMEEEGGSAPKGWVAGILSFLFHELMANGKLLASLLFLTLFSTLLQAMQSSFENTVVSRIAYMVIYLALIALALESFGQVIDYTIGAINQMSSFMIGLLPLLLGIMASFSHLMSFSFFHPIIVVLVQSSGLLVKVLLIPLFASSALLLIVGTLNDTYKVDQLAELLRKTGMAIMGVYLTIFLGVISVQGTVTAVQDGVTMKTARFITGNFVPVVGRLFTDATDTILGASLLLKNTLGLAGVIILLGIAIFPALKVFAIALIYKLAAALLQPLGDGPVITAMAIVSRHIMYIFAALLMVSMMFFLVIVIMVAASNITMMVR, encoded by the coding sequence ATGATACGTTTATTATTTATAAGTTGTTTACTGATCGGGTCGATTTGTTTTCCGGACTCAGTTTCAGCTTCAACTTCAACACCACAAGATGCTGTGCCTTCCTTAATGGAACATGTTTCCACTAATGAACTCGAACAGAGTTTGCAACAGCTCAACCAGAAGTATGGAGATTATTTACCAGATATTTCAATAAAAGATTTTCGGAATGTTATGGAAGAAGAGGGAGGCAGTGCCCCAAAAGGATGGGTGGCTGGTATTTTATCCTTCCTTTTTCATGAATTAATGGCCAATGGAAAATTGTTAGCGTCCTTGTTGTTTCTTACGTTGTTCAGCACGCTGCTCCAAGCTATGCAATCTTCTTTCGAAAATACTGTTGTCAGTCGAATCGCTTACATGGTGATCTACCTTGCCCTTATTGCGCTTGCATTAGAAAGCTTTGGACAAGTCATTGATTACACGATCGGCGCGATTAACCAGATGAGCAGTTTTATGATTGGTTTGCTCCCTCTGCTTTTAGGAATTATGGCATCGTTTAGTCATCTCATGTCATTCTCATTTTTTCATCCTATTATCGTTGTTCTCGTTCAATCCAGTGGCCTGTTAGTGAAAGTTCTTCTCATCCCACTCTTTGCATCATCAGCTCTGTTATTAATAGTTGGAACATTGAATGATACGTACAAAGTGGACCAGCTTGCTGAGTTATTGAGGAAAACAGGTATGGCGATTATGGGTGTATATTTAACGATTTTTCTTGGCGTCATTTCTGTTCAGGGAACAGTAACGGCTGTTCAAGATGGAGTAACAATGAAAACAGCACGATTCATCACTGGAAACTTTGTTCCTGTGGTCGGGCGTTTATTTACAGATGCTACAGATACGATTCTCGGCGCATCGCTGTTGTTGAAAAATACATTAGGGCTGGCGGGGGTCATTATTTTATTAGGAATAGCCATCTTCCCGGCTTTGAAGGTGTTTGCAATAGCTTTGATTTATAAATTGGCTGCAGCCCTTTTACAGCCGTTAGGAGACGGTCCTGTTATTACGGCAATGGCAATCGTGAGCCGCCATATTATGTACATTTTTGCAGCATTACTGATGGTCTCAATGATGTTTTTTCTCGTTATTGTGATTATGGTTGCTGCCAGCAATATTACTATGATGGTTCGATGA
- a CDS encoding SpoIIIAH-like family protein, whose amino-acid sequence MVKKQTVWLLTMLSLLIVLSVYYMTSPDSGEMAFIQDAELEQATGNMNGDGTGEETVVSQMPADELFASIRLEMQNKRDKMEEQWSAVMASSTATIEEKAEATANLDNLQDKRTKENILEKTISASVPYEDVLVRAEDNSVHVTVRANELSDSQAREIMQMVYDEFGEVPVDVKFQPSK is encoded by the coding sequence TTGGTAAAAAAACAGACGGTTTGGTTGTTGACGATGTTAAGCCTTCTAATTGTTTTGAGTGTGTACTACATGACATCACCGGATAGTGGAGAAATGGCCTTCATCCAGGATGCAGAACTAGAGCAAGCTACAGGAAATATGAACGGAGATGGAACTGGGGAGGAAACAGTGGTTTCTCAAATGCCTGCAGATGAGTTGTTTGCATCCATCCGTCTAGAAATGCAAAATAAACGTGATAAGATGGAAGAACAGTGGTCGGCAGTTATGGCATCATCTACGGCTACTATCGAAGAAAAAGCTGAAGCTACAGCGAATTTAGACAACTTGCAGGATAAGAGAACGAAAGAAAATATTCTTGAAAAAACGATTAGTGCCAGCGTACCTTATGAAGATGTACTCGTTCGGGCGGAAGATAATAGCGTACACGTGACGGTAAGAGCGAATGAACTATCAGATTCACAAGCACGAGAAATTATGCAAATGGTCTACGATGAATTCGGGGAAGTACCTGTAGATGTCAAATTCCAACCATCGAAATAG